A part of Propioniciclava coleopterorum genomic DNA contains:
- a CDS encoding fumarate reductase/succinate dehydrogenase flavoprotein subunit — translation MSTNTDFFEVGADIRDTKAPAGPIERKWSTRKFEAKLVNPANRRKLSVIVVGTGLAGGAAAATLGEAGYNVLNYCYQDSPRRAHSIAAQGGINAAKNYRNDNDSTMRLFYDTVKGGDYRARETNVYRLAEVSANIIDQCVAQGVPFAREYGGLLDNRSFGGVQVQRTFYARGQTGQQLLIGAYQSLERQVAAGTVQMFTRHEMLELIMVDGRARGIVTRNMVTGAIEAVTADAVVLATGGYGNVFFLSTNAMGCNVTAAWRAHRKGAYFGNPCYTQIHPTCIPVHGETQSKLTLMSESLRNDGRIWVPKNAEDCEKDPRLIAEEDRDYYLERIYPAFGNLVPRDIASRQAKNMCDEGRGVGPAVEEVNHRTGETQSRRRGVYLDFASAIERLGRDAVEKKYGNLFDMYAQITGENPYETPMRIYPAVHYTMGGLWVDYDLQSNLTGLYVTGEANFSDHGANRLGASALMQGLADGYFVLPNTINDYLAAAPFEPLGEDHPAVVEAITSVKDRVDRLLSINGTRTVDSFHKELGNIMWEYCGMERTEEGLQFAIGRIRELREEFWSNVKVTGANEDFNQTLERAGRVADFLELGELMCVDALHRRESCGGHFRAESQTEDGEALRHDDEFLYVGAWEFTGAGNRPILHKEPLEYEYIELKQRSYK, via the coding sequence ATGTCGACCAATACTGATTTCTTCGAGGTTGGCGCGGATATCCGCGACACGAAGGCTCCCGCCGGGCCGATCGAGCGCAAGTGGTCCACGCGCAAGTTCGAGGCCAAGCTCGTCAACCCGGCCAACCGCCGCAAGCTCTCGGTCATCGTCGTGGGCACCGGCCTGGCCGGTGGCGCCGCCGCCGCGACCCTGGGCGAGGCCGGCTACAACGTCCTGAACTACTGCTACCAGGACAGCCCCCGCCGCGCGCACTCCATCGCCGCGCAGGGTGGCATCAACGCCGCCAAGAACTACCGCAACGACAACGACTCGACGATGCGGCTGTTCTACGACACGGTCAAGGGCGGCGACTACCGCGCCCGCGAGACCAACGTCTACCGCCTGGCCGAGGTCAGCGCGAACATCATCGACCAGTGCGTCGCCCAGGGCGTCCCGTTCGCCCGCGAGTACGGAGGCCTGCTCGACAACCGGTCCTTCGGCGGCGTCCAGGTGCAGCGCACCTTCTACGCCCGCGGTCAGACCGGCCAGCAGTTGCTGATCGGCGCCTACCAGAGCCTCGAGCGTCAGGTCGCGGCCGGCACGGTGCAGATGTTCACCCGCCACGAGATGCTCGAGCTGATCATGGTGGACGGCCGCGCCCGCGGCATCGTCACCCGCAACATGGTGACCGGCGCCATCGAGGCGGTCACCGCCGACGCGGTCGTCCTCGCCACGGGCGGCTACGGCAACGTGTTCTTCCTCTCGACCAACGCGATGGGCTGCAACGTCACGGCCGCGTGGCGGGCGCACCGCAAGGGCGCCTACTTCGGGAACCCGTGCTACACGCAGATCCACCCGACGTGCATCCCGGTGCACGGCGAGACGCAGTCCAAGCTGACGCTGATGTCGGAGTCGCTGCGCAACGACGGCCGGATCTGGGTGCCCAAGAACGCCGAGGACTGCGAGAAGGATCCCCGCCTGATCGCCGAGGAGGATCGCGACTACTACCTCGAGCGGATCTACCCGGCGTTCGGCAACCTGGTCCCGCGCGACATCGCGTCGCGTCAGGCGAAGAACATGTGCGACGAGGGCCGCGGTGTCGGTCCGGCCGTCGAGGAGGTCAACCACCGCACCGGGGAGACGCAGTCCCGCCGCCGCGGCGTCTACCTGGACTTCGCCTCCGCCATCGAGCGGCTCGGCCGCGACGCGGTGGAGAAGAAGTACGGCAACCTCTTCGACATGTACGCCCAGATCACGGGCGAGAACCCGTACGAGACGCCGATGCGCATCTACCCGGCCGTGCACTACACGATGGGCGGCCTGTGGGTGGACTACGACCTGCAGAGCAACCTGACGGGTCTCTACGTCACCGGCGAGGCGAACTTCTCCGACCACGGCGCCAACCGCCTCGGCGCCTCGGCGCTGATGCAGGGCCTGGCCGACGGCTACTTCGTCCTGCCGAACACGATCAACGACTACCTCGCGGCCGCACCGTTCGAGCCGCTGGGCGAGGATCACCCGGCCGTGGTCGAGGCGATCACGTCGGTCAAGGATCGGGTCGACCGCCTCCTGTCGATCAACGGCACCCGCACGGTGGACAGCTTCCACAAGGAGCTGGGCAACATCATGTGGGAGTACTGCGGCATGGAGCGCACCGAGGAGGGCCTGCAGTTCGCCATCGGGCGGATCCGGGAGCTCCGCGAGGAGTTCTGGAGCAACGTCAAGGTGACGGGCGCCAACGAGGACTTCAACCAGACCCTGGAGCGGGCCGGCCGCGTGGCCGACTTCCTGGAGCTGGGCGAGCTGATGTGCGTCGACGCCCTCCACCGTCGCGAGTCGTGCGGCGGCCACTTCCGGGCGGAGTCGCAGACCGAGGACGGCGAGGCGCTGCGCCACGACGACGAGTTCCTCTACGTGGGGGCCTGGGAGTTCACCGGTGCGGGCAACAGGCCGATCCTGCACAAGGAACCGCTCGAGTACGAGTACATCGAGCTGAAGCAGAGGAGCTACAAGTGA
- a CDS encoding DUF2469 domain-containing protein: MSTDDLEQYESELELQLYREYKDVVGIFTYAVETERRFYLCNAVDLKVRTEGGDVYYEVSMGDAWVWDMYRPARFVKSAKVLTFRDVSIEEITHSDLQVPDSL, translated from the coding sequence ATGAGCACCGACGATCTTGAGCAGTACGAGTCCGAGCTGGAACTCCAGCTGTACCGCGAGTACAAGGACGTCGTCGGCATCTTCACCTATGCGGTCGAGACCGAGCGCCGGTTCTACCTGTGCAACGCGGTCGACCTCAAGGTGCGCACCGAGGGCGGTGACGTCTACTACGAGGTCTCGATGGGCGACGCGTGGGTGTGGGACATGTACCGCCCGGCGCGCTTCGTGAAGTCGGCCAAGGTGCTGACGTTCCGCGACGTCTCCATCGAGGAGATCACGCACTCCGACCTCCAGGTCCCCGACAGCCTCTGA
- a CDS encoding ribonuclease HII — translation MSFVVRRDAGIYGYERALKRAGFAGVAGVDEAGRGACAGPLVAASVILPARAIEGLADSKKLTALRRERLFPLIQARAVAWSVVRIEPDECDALGMHVANLEALRRAVARLEVRPDFVLTDGFPVDGLGSPSLAMWKGDAVAASVAAASILAKVTRDRIMTEYASDYPSYQFDVHKGYCTPLHQSELDAQGPCAIHRMKWDNVARTTKLKRS, via the coding sequence ATGAGCTTCGTCGTTCGTCGGGACGCCGGGATCTACGGCTACGAGCGCGCCCTCAAGCGGGCCGGCTTCGCGGGCGTCGCCGGCGTCGACGAGGCCGGTCGGGGCGCCTGCGCGGGACCGCTCGTCGCGGCGTCGGTGATCCTGCCCGCCCGCGCCATCGAGGGGCTGGCGGACTCCAAGAAGCTGACCGCCCTGCGGCGGGAGCGGCTGTTCCCGCTCATCCAGGCCAGGGCGGTCGCCTGGTCGGTCGTCCGCATCGAGCCCGACGAGTGCGACGCGCTGGGCATGCACGTGGCCAACCTCGAGGCGCTGCGCCGGGCCGTGGCGCGGCTCGAGGTGCGTCCCGACTTCGTCCTGACCGACGGATTCCCCGTCGACGGCCTGGGGTCGCCCTCGCTGGCGATGTGGAAGGGGGACGCGGTCGCGGCGTCCGTCGCCGCGGCGTCCATCCTGGCCAAGGTGACCCGGGACCGGATCATGACGGAGTACGCCTCCGACTACCCCAGCTACCAGTTCGACGTGCACAAGGGTTACTGCACGCCGCTGCACCAGTCGGAACTGGACGCGCAGGGGCCCTGCGCGATCCACCGGATGAAGTGGGACAACGTCGCGCGAACCACTAAGCTGAAGCGGTCATGA
- a CDS encoding Dyp-type peroxidase, producing the protein MAEPRTVEQEVADMNTALPPQKLEALLVEDVAQLVLAPPAKASVFLTVTVNPGKESEAVEALGDVPGLKRGVGFRVPENDLSCVVGIGSDAWDRMYTGARPDQLHPFPVIGSGSRVAVATPGDLLFHIRATRFDMCFSLAQHLLERFGDAVTPVDETHGFRSWDERDLLGFVDGTENPERFEAVASAFIPQGPWRGGSYVVTQKYLHDLDKWNATSVEEQENVIGRSKLSDIEQPDGVQRSNSHVGANQLFAEDGSQLQIVRDNLPFGNASAKEFGTYFIGYANDPRVTEHMLEQMFIGKPEGNYDLILDFSTAVTGNLYFVPPADFLENPEEFTTPAS; encoded by the coding sequence ATGGCCGAGCCCCGGACCGTTGAGCAGGAAGTCGCCGACATGAACACGGCGCTCCCTCCCCAGAAACTCGAGGCGCTTCTGGTCGAGGACGTCGCCCAGCTGGTGCTCGCGCCGCCCGCCAAGGCGTCGGTGTTCCTCACCGTCACCGTGAACCCCGGCAAGGAGAGCGAGGCCGTCGAGGCGCTCGGCGACGTGCCCGGCCTCAAGCGCGGCGTCGGATTCCGGGTGCCGGAGAACGACCTGAGCTGCGTGGTCGGCATCGGGTCGGACGCCTGGGACCGGATGTACACCGGGGCGCGCCCCGACCAGTTGCACCCGTTCCCGGTCATCGGGTCGGGGTCGCGCGTCGCCGTCGCGACGCCCGGCGACCTGCTGTTCCACATCCGCGCGACCCGCTTCGACATGTGCTTCTCGCTCGCCCAGCACCTGCTCGAGCGCTTCGGGGACGCCGTGACGCCCGTCGACGAGACCCACGGCTTCCGCTCCTGGGACGAGCGGGACCTGCTCGGGTTCGTCGACGGCACCGAGAACCCCGAACGGTTCGAGGCGGTGGCCTCGGCGTTCATCCCGCAGGGCCCCTGGCGGGGCGGCAGCTACGTGGTGACGCAGAAGTACCTCCACGACCTGGACAAGTGGAACGCGACGTCGGTCGAGGAGCAGGAGAACGTCATCGGGCGGTCCAAGCTCAGCGACATCGAGCAGCCCGACGGCGTCCAGCGCTCCAACTCCCACGTCGGCGCGAACCAGCTGTTCGCCGAGGACGGCAGCCAGTTGCAGATCGTGCGGGACAACCTGCCGTTCGGCAACGCCTCCGCCAAGGAGTTCGGCACCTACTTCATCGGGTATGCCAACGACCCGCGCGTCACCGAGCACATGCTCGAGCAGATGTTCATCGGCAAGCCCGAGGGCAACTATGACCTCATCCTCGACTTCTCCACGGCCGTCACGGGCAACCTGTACTTCGTGCCGCCGGCGGACTTCCTGGAGAACCCCGAGGAGTTCACGACTCCGGCGTCGTGA
- a CDS encoding YifB family Mg chelatase-like AAA ATPase: MEASVVEVEAVVGGGLPRTVIVGLPDAALHEARDRCRAALGQAGFGWPDHLVTINLSPASLPKAGTHYDLAIAGAVLEAAGVVPADRLGGCILLGELGLDAAVRPVRGVLPSVLAAREAGFDRVVVPAGQLPEAGLVEGIAVVGVAGLAELVSWLRGQDVVPAATEAPAVDPPDERRLDLADVAGQLEARWALEVAAAGRHHLFLTGPPGVGKTLLAERLPGILPELSTTEALEVAAIRSVAGLSVGGRLSRRAPYSAPHHSASIAAMVGGGARIAQPGAISLAHRGVLFLDEAPEFSPRALDALRTPLESGRVELARALAQTSYPARFQLVLAANPCPCGRAGVRGSSCECTPMAVRRYAGRLSGPILDRIDIVQPLRPMTRSYLRAAGATGESSDAVAERVAAARARQARRLEGLGARCNAEVPGSALRTRLPRPDGVDLLESSMARGLLSLRGLDKVLRLAWTVADLAGSDRPSVEHVRTAIALRRGEDAGAVAS, translated from the coding sequence ATGGAGGCCAGCGTCGTGGAGGTGGAGGCGGTCGTGGGCGGCGGTCTGCCGCGGACGGTGATCGTCGGCCTGCCGGACGCCGCGCTGCACGAGGCCCGTGACCGCTGCCGGGCGGCGTTGGGCCAGGCGGGATTCGGCTGGCCCGACCACCTGGTCACCATCAACCTGAGCCCGGCCTCGCTGCCCAAGGCGGGTACCCACTACGACCTCGCGATCGCCGGCGCGGTGCTGGAGGCCGCCGGCGTGGTGCCGGCCGACCGGCTCGGGGGCTGCATCCTGTTGGGCGAGCTGGGGCTGGACGCCGCGGTGCGCCCCGTGCGGGGCGTGCTGCCGTCGGTGCTGGCCGCCCGCGAGGCGGGCTTCGACCGCGTGGTCGTGCCGGCCGGGCAACTGCCCGAGGCCGGACTGGTGGAGGGGATCGCCGTGGTGGGCGTCGCCGGACTGGCCGAGCTGGTGAGCTGGCTGCGGGGGCAGGACGTCGTTCCGGCGGCGACCGAGGCGCCGGCGGTCGATCCGCCCGACGAGCGGCGGCTCGATCTCGCCGACGTCGCGGGCCAACTCGAGGCGCGGTGGGCCCTGGAGGTCGCCGCCGCGGGGCGGCACCACCTGTTCCTCACGGGGCCGCCCGGCGTCGGCAAGACGCTGCTGGCGGAGCGGCTCCCCGGCATCCTGCCTGAGTTGTCCACCACGGAGGCTCTCGAGGTCGCCGCGATCCGTTCCGTCGCCGGGCTGAGCGTCGGCGGGCGGCTGAGCCGGCGGGCGCCGTACTCCGCCCCGCACCACAGCGCGTCGATCGCGGCGATGGTCGGCGGCGGGGCGCGGATCGCCCAGCCGGGGGCGATCTCGCTGGCGCACCGCGGGGTGCTGTTCCTGGACGAGGCGCCCGAGTTCAGCCCGCGGGCCCTCGACGCGCTGCGGACCCCGCTGGAGTCGGGCCGGGTGGAGCTCGCGCGGGCGCTGGCCCAGACGAGCTACCCGGCGCGGTTCCAGCTGGTCCTGGCGGCGAACCCGTGCCCGTGCGGCCGGGCGGGGGTGCGAGGCAGTTCGTGTGAGTGCACCCCGATGGCGGTGCGCCGGTACGCGGGCCGGCTGTCCGGGCCCATCCTGGACCGCATCGACATCGTGCAGCCGCTCCGCCCGATGACCCGGTCCTACCTGCGTGCGGCCGGGGCGACCGGCGAGTCGAGCGACGCCGTGGCCGAGCGGGTCGCCGCGGCCCGCGCCCGGCAGGCTCGTCGGCTGGAGGGGCTCGGCGCGCGCTGCAACGCGGAGGTGCCCGGCTCGGCGCTGCGGACCCGACTGCCGCGTCCCGACGGGGTCGATCTGCTGGAGTCGAGCATGGCGCGCGGGCTGCTCAGCCTGCGCGGCCTCGACAAGGTGCTGCGGCTGGCGTGGACGGTGGCCGATCTGGCCGGCTCCGACCGGCCGAGCGTCGAGCACGTCCGCACGGCCATCGCGCTGCGCCGCGGCGAGGACGCCGGGGCGGTGGCATCGTGA
- a CDS encoding succinate dehydrogenase/fumarate reductase iron-sulfur subunit gives MIINLRVWRQPNAQSAGKMVSYRVEDVSEDMSFLEMLDLLNEDLTVKGEEPIAFDHDCREGICGMCGVVINGAAHGRSASPVPTTTCQLHMRSFADGATIDVEPWRAGAFPVIKDLVVDRTAFDRIIQAGGFISVNAGSAPEAHSVPAPKAEADRAFDAATCIGCGACVAACPNGSGMLFTAAKITHLAMLPQGQPERYSRVRTMVAQHDEEGFGGCTNIGECSAVCPKQIPLDTISQLNRDLMKSLFKR, from the coding sequence GTGATCATCAACCTGCGTGTCTGGCGCCAGCCGAACGCCCAGTCGGCGGGCAAGATGGTCTCTTACCGCGTCGAGGACGTCTCCGAGGACATGTCGTTCCTGGAGATGCTGGACCTGCTGAACGAGGACCTGACCGTGAAGGGCGAGGAGCCCATCGCGTTCGACCACGACTGCCGCGAGGGCATCTGCGGCATGTGTGGCGTCGTGATCAACGGGGCGGCGCACGGCCGCTCCGCCTCCCCGGTCCCGACCACCACCTGTCAGCTGCACATGCGGTCCTTCGCCGATGGCGCGACGATCGACGTCGAGCCGTGGCGGGCGGGCGCGTTCCCGGTCATCAAGGACCTCGTGGTCGACCGGACCGCCTTCGACCGGATCATCCAGGCCGGCGGCTTCATCAGCGTCAACGCCGGGTCGGCCCCCGAGGCCCACTCGGTCCCGGCGCCGAAGGCGGAGGCGGACCGCGCGTTCGACGCGGCCACCTGCATCGGCTGCGGCGCCTGCGTGGCGGCCTGCCCCAACGGGTCGGGCATGCTGTTCACCGCCGCGAAGATCACCCACCTGGCGATGCTGCCCCAGGGTCAGCCGGAGCGGTACAGCCGCGTCCGGACGATGGTGGCGCAGCACGACGAGGAGGGCTTCGGCGGCTGCACCAACATCGGCGAGTGCTCGGCGGTCTGCCCCAAGCAGATCCCGCTCGACACGATCAGCCAGCTCAACCGCGACCTCATGAAGTCGCTGTTCAAGCGCTGA
- a CDS encoding YraN family protein has translation MDERRGVGDRGEELAVRYLARFGWTVLERNWRCRYGELDLICREPDGTVVICEVKTRRGRGYGGPLEAITYTKARRLRRLTAAWARQHPAPVPALRIDAIGVLWHPDGTASIAHERGIAR, from the coding sequence ATGGACGAGCGGCGTGGGGTCGGTGATCGGGGCGAGGAACTCGCGGTGCGCTATCTGGCGCGGTTCGGGTGGACCGTGCTGGAGCGGAACTGGCGGTGTCGCTACGGCGAACTGGACCTGATCTGCCGCGAGCCCGACGGCACGGTGGTGATCTGCGAGGTCAAGACCCGCAGGGGGCGTGGTTACGGCGGCCCGCTGGAGGCCATCACGTACACGAAGGCGCGGCGGCTGCGGCGGCTGACGGCCGCCTGGGCGCGCCAGCATCCGGCACCCGTGCCGGCGTTGCGGATCGACGCCATCGGCGTGCTCTGGCATCCCGACGGCACGGCCAGCATCGCGCACGAGCGCGGGATCGCCCGATGA
- the rplS gene encoding 50S ribosomal protein L19, translating into MNQHVADITASQLRDDLPDFRAGDSVKVHVKVVEGTRSRIQIFAGVVISRTGRGIGETFTVRKVSFGTGVERTFPLNSPIIDKIEVDRRGDVRRAKLYYLRGLHGKAAKIKEKRDN; encoded by the coding sequence ATGAACCAGCACGTGGCGGACATCACCGCCTCCCAGCTCCGCGACGACCTGCCCGACTTCCGCGCCGGCGACTCGGTCAAGGTGCACGTGAAGGTGGTCGAGGGCACCCGCTCGCGTATCCAGATCTTCGCCGGCGTCGTGATCAGCCGCACCGGCCGCGGCATCGGTGAGACCTTCACCGTCCGCAAGGTCTCCTTCGGCACCGGTGTCGAGCGCACCTTCCCGCTGAACTCCCCGATCATCGACAAGATCGAGGTCGATCGTCGCGGTGACGTGCGTCGCGCCAAGCTGTACTACCTGCGCGGGCTGCACGGCAAGGCCGCCAAGATCAAGGAGAAGCGCGACAACTGA
- a CDS encoding succinate dehydrogenase cytochrome b subunit: MKAVMALTGLVMIGFLLMHMYGNLKAFLGAEAFDHYAHWLKTDILYPLVPQGSFIWLFRAFLLLCIVAHMYAAAVLTGRAHAARSSKYVTTDRIQQTYSARTMRWGGVLIAGFLVFHLLQFTVQVVTPGFTPGISAYQMVVLSFQQWWLVLAYAIWIVAVCMHVRHGVWSALTTLGAHTSPGARRFLDGLAWVIAVLLFVGFMIMPVAVLLGWIS, encoded by the coding sequence ATGAAGGCCGTCATGGCCCTCACCGGCCTGGTGATGATCGGCTTCCTGCTCATGCACATGTATGGCAACTTGAAGGCGTTCCTCGGTGCCGAGGCCTTCGACCATTACGCGCACTGGCTCAAGACCGACATCCTGTACCCGCTGGTTCCGCAGGGCTCGTTCATCTGGCTCTTCCGCGCCTTCCTGCTCCTCTGCATCGTGGCGCACATGTACGCCGCCGCCGTGCTGACCGGGCGCGCGCACGCGGCCCGCAGCAGCAAGTACGTGACGACGGACCGCATCCAGCAGACCTACTCGGCGCGCACCATGCGCTGGGGCGGCGTGCTGATCGCCGGCTTCCTGGTCTTCCACCTGCTGCAGTTCACCGTCCAGGTCGTGACCCCGGGCTTCACGCCGGGCATCTCGGCCTACCAGATGGTCGTCCTGAGCTTCCAGCAGTGGTGGCTCGTGCTCGCCTACGCGATCTGGATCGTGGCCGTGTGCATGCACGTGCGCCACGGCGTCTGGAGCGCCCTGACCACGCTCGGCGCGCACACGTCGCCCGGTGCCCGTCGATTCCTGGACGGACTCGCCTGGGTCATCGCCGTGCTGTTGTTCGTCGGATTCATGATCATGCCGGTGGCCGTTCTCTTGGGGTGGATTAGCTGA
- a CDS encoding SDR family oxidoreductase encodes MSPTTRAAHLFDLTGRTALVTGSSRGIGRAFASGLAEAGAAVVLHGRDPEALERARAELAASGADVSVASFDVTDPRAVFAGVDALVAERGVPDILVNNVGVQRRGPFHELPTAAWDEVIEANLSSVFHVSRAVTPGMVARGSGKVINVGSIHSALGRETIVPYAASKGGIEMLTKGMAADLARHNIQVNTLSPGFIVTDLNADLRASGDFGPWVERRTPAGRWGQVEDLIGTLIFLAGDASAFVSGQNIFVDGGVTSVV; translated from the coding sequence GTGAGCCCCACCACCCGAGCCGCCCACCTGTTCGACCTGACCGGCCGGACCGCCCTCGTCACCGGCTCCAGCCGCGGCATCGGCCGCGCCTTCGCGTCCGGGCTCGCTGAGGCGGGTGCCGCCGTCGTCCTGCACGGACGGGACCCGGAGGCGCTCGAGCGGGCCCGCGCGGAGCTGGCGGCGTCCGGGGCGGACGTGAGCGTGGCCTCCTTCGACGTCACCGACCCGCGGGCCGTGTTCGCCGGCGTGGACGCCCTCGTGGCCGAGCGCGGCGTCCCCGACATCCTGGTCAACAACGTCGGCGTCCAGAGGCGCGGGCCGTTCCACGAACTCCCCACCGCGGCGTGGGACGAGGTCATCGAGGCGAACCTGTCCAGCGTCTTCCACGTGAGCCGCGCCGTGACGCCGGGGATGGTCGCGCGCGGGTCGGGCAAGGTCATCAACGTGGGCTCGATCCACTCCGCGCTCGGCCGGGAGACGATCGTGCCCTACGCGGCGTCCAAGGGTGGGATCGAGATGCTCACCAAGGGGATGGCGGCCGACCTGGCGCGGCACAACATCCAGGTCAACACGCTCTCGCCCGGGTTCATCGTCACGGACCTGAACGCGGACCTGCGGGCGTCCGGGGACTTCGGTCCCTGGGTCGAGCGCCGCACGCCCGCGGGACGCTGGGGGCAGGTGGAGGACCTCATCGGGACGCTGATCTTCCTGGCCGGCGACGCCAGCGCCTTCGTGTCCGGGCAGAACATCTTCGTCGACGGGGGCGTCACCTCCGTTGTCTGA
- a CDS encoding TSUP family transporter — MSRTRPARRPHARPRAASARGRRRRNGCPAGALRTVSRRQPLGPRWRPRYIRAGARPDRRLRTPAARGHGDRLVGDRVLQDVLRGIAAIAVAVFALAMPAKESTATVLLLLLVGDVIAVSRYRTVSWSLLIRLIPSVLPGLALGALFMNVVDDVTMRRTIGGLLLVMVLLQLWQRRPRRTGPARGTAAAPGSGAAKADMSPASPQDVSAPGTTPPETPSSGSTSPGATPAGINASGTASTGTSSSEAPAATPTPPPHWVRAVATGIAAGFATMTANAAGPVMALYFLAARVDKARFIGTNAWFFFLVNLSKTPFTTALGLYSPTNLLLVVALIPAVLVGAMFGIWIIGRVTQRQFELVTIAASAIASLALLLR, encoded by the coding sequence TTGTCACGGACCCGACCGGCCCGCAGGCCCCACGCCCGGCCCAGGGCCGCATCGGCGCGCGGCCGGCGACGCCGGAACGGGTGTCCTGCCGGGGCGCTGCGGACGGTCAGCAGGCGGCAACCGCTCGGACCTCGGTGGCGACCCCGGTACATTCGGGCGGGTGCCCGACCTGATCGCCGCCTACGGACTCCCGCTGCTCGTGGCCATGGCGATCGCCTCGTTGGTGATCGGGTTCTCCAAGACGTCCTTCGGGGGATCGCCGCGATCGCGGTGGCGGTGTTCGCGCTCGCGATGCCGGCCAAGGAGTCCACGGCCACCGTGCTGCTGCTCCTGCTGGTCGGCGACGTCATCGCCGTCAGCCGCTACCGCACCGTCTCGTGGTCCCTGCTGATCCGCCTCATCCCCAGCGTGCTGCCGGGGCTCGCCCTGGGCGCGCTGTTCATGAACGTCGTCGACGACGTCACCATGCGCCGCACCATCGGCGGGCTCCTGCTGGTGATGGTGCTGCTGCAGCTGTGGCAGCGCCGGCCGCGCCGCACCGGCCCCGCGCGCGGCACCGCCGCGGCGCCCGGGTCTGGGGCGGCCAAGGCGGACATGTCACCGGCGTCCCCGCAGGACGTCTCCGCGCCCGGAACCACACCGCCCGAGACCCCCTCGTCCGGAAGCACCTCGCCGGGCGCCACTCCGGCCGGGATCAACGCGTCCGGAACCGCCTCGACCGGAACCTCCAGCAGCGAGGCACCCGCGGCCACGCCGACCCCGCCCCCGCACTGGGTGCGGGCCGTGGCGACGGGTATCGCCGCCGGGTTCGCCACCATGACCGCGAACGCGGCCGGCCCCGTCATGGCGCTCTACTTCCTGGCCGCGCGCGTGGACAAGGCCCGATTCATCGGGACGAACGCCTGGTTCTTCTTCCTGGTGAACCTCTCCAAGACGCCCTTCACCACGGCGCTGGGCCTGTACAGCCCGACCAACCTCCTGCTGGTCGTGGCGCTGATCCCAGCCGTCCTGGTCGGGGCCATGTTCGGCATCTGGATCATCGGCCGCGTCACCCAGCGGCAGTTCGAACTGGTCACGATCGCCGCCTCCGCCATTGCCTCCCTCGCTCTCCTGCTGCGCTGA
- the lepB gene encoding signal peptidase I: MDEERGGGLRGFLKEAAIVVIGALIASTLLRLFLVQVYSIPSGSMESTLNIDDRVAVQKVMPFKRGDVVVFRDDQEWLGNPDRFAQAPWLDALVFVGLMPDASSNHLVKRVIGTAGDHVVCCDTDGRITVNGEALDETGYLFTDGQGVQNAPSLDAFDVVVPAGRLWVMGDHREASADSRCHMRESHLGVPGLGAFPAVDSVVGAAGFTVFPFDRWRTFAAPVVFESLPAPAAPAPEKPVITGELPACSNR; encoded by the coding sequence GTGGACGAGGAACGGGGTGGCGGCCTGCGTGGCTTCCTGAAGGAGGCCGCCATCGTGGTGATCGGTGCGCTGATCGCCTCGACGCTGCTTCGCCTCTTCCTGGTTCAGGTCTACTCCATCCCGTCGGGCTCCATGGAGTCCACGCTCAACATCGACGACCGCGTCGCCGTGCAGAAGGTCATGCCCTTCAAGCGCGGCGACGTCGTCGTCTTCCGCGACGATCAGGAGTGGTTGGGCAACCCCGACCGGTTCGCGCAGGCCCCCTGGCTGGACGCCCTGGTGTTCGTGGGCCTCATGCCCGACGCCTCCTCCAATCACCTGGTCAAGCGGGTCATCGGCACCGCCGGCGACCACGTCGTGTGCTGCGACACCGACGGCCGCATCACCGTGAACGGGGAGGCGCTGGATGAGACCGGCTACCTGTTCACCGACGGCCAGGGCGTCCAGAACGCCCCGTCGCTCGACGCGTTCGACGTCGTCGTCCCCGCGGGTCGCCTGTGGGTGATGGGCGACCATCGCGAGGCGTCCGCCGACTCCCGCTGCCACATGCGCGAGAGCCACCTCGGGGTGCCCGGTCTGGGCGCGTTCCCGGCGGTCGACTCGGTCGTCGGCGCGGCCGGGTTCACGGTGTTCCCCTTCGACCGCTGGCGCACGTTCGCCGCCCCGGTCGTCTTCGAGTCCCTGCCCGCCCCGGCGGCACCGGCCCCCGAGAAGCCGGTGATCACCGGGGAACTGCCTGCCTGCAGCAACCGATGA